A stretch of the Agelaius phoeniceus isolate bAgePho1 chromosome 1, bAgePho1.hap1, whole genome shotgun sequence genome encodes the following:
- the ALG2 gene encoding alpha-1,3/1,6-mannosyltransferase ALG2 yields the protein MAAALAGARRALTHAPLQPLRPRLRPHQAPPHAAHPGASRLPRIMPEQQQPLISVPLARRPPSETAARRDASVAPAPCAAAGPAQDRGERRVGQQRGRPAGGAGREGPGGREARLTCPTGTAGLRMRPAAAAMEEAEEAGGAGPSVLFLHPDLGLGGAERLVVDAALALRARGCRVQIWTAHYDPGRCFAETRGLAVRRAGGWLPRSLCGRGHALCAALRMAFVALYVLLLSGETFDAFVCDQVSACIPVLRLARTRKKVLFYCHFPDQLLTKRESFLKRLYRLPLDWLEEYTTGMADCIVVNSKFTASVFKDTFKSLSHIKPDVLYPSLNISSFEEIVPADIADLIPKKKKFLFLSINRYERKKNLALALEALHELRGRLDSHAWDEVHLVMAGGYDKRVLENVEHYEELRRLAAKLDVNDHVTFLRSFSDEQKISLFSNSVCVLYTPSNEHFGIVPLEAMYMRCPVIAVNSGGPLESISHNVTGFLCDPLPTQFADAMEKIVRDPLLKDTMGAAGRVRVMEKFSSEAFSEQLYQYIRRLTE from the exons ATGGCGGCGGCGCTGGCTGGGGCTCGGCGCGCTCTCACACACGCTCCGCTACAGCCGCTCCGGCCACGTCTCCGTCCGCATCAGGCTCCGCCCCACGCCGCGCATCCCGGGGCCTCGCGGCTTCCCCGGATAatgcctgagcagcagcagccccttaTCTCTGTACCCCTGGCTCGGCGGCCGCCTTCCGAGACCGCAGCCCGCCGGGACGCCTCGGTCGCGCCCGCTCCTTGCgcagcggccgggccggcgcaggACCGCGGCGAACGGCGCGTCGGGCAGCAGCGCGGCcgcccggcgggcggggcggggcgggaagGCCCGGGAGGAAGGGAAGCAAGGCTGACGTGTCCCACCGGGACTGCCGGGCTGCGCATGCGACCCgcagcagcggccatggaggaggcggaggaggCGGGAGGAGCGGGCCCGTCCGTGCTGTTCTTGCACCCGGACCTGGGCCTGGGCGGCGCGGAGCGGCTGGTGGTGGACGCGGCGCTGGCGCTGCGGGCGCGGGGCTGCCGGGTGCAGATCTGGACGGCGCACTACGACCCCGGGCGGTGCTTCGCGGAGACGCGCGGGCTGGCGgtgcggcgggcgggcggctgGCTCCCGCGCAGCCTGTGCGGCCGCGGGCACGCCCTGTGCGCCGCCCTGCGCATGGCCTTCGTGGCGCTCTACGTGCTGCTGCTCAGCGGAGAGACCTTCGACGCCTTCGTGTGCGACCAG GTGTCTGCCTGCATTCCTGTGCTTAGACTGGCCAGAACCCGTAAGAAGGTTTTGTTTTACTGTCACTTTCCCGATCAGCTCCTGACCAAGAGAGAATCCTTCCTGAAGCGCCTCTACAGACTGCCGCTTGACTGGCTGGAGGAGTACACCACTGGCATGGCAGACTGCATCGTTGTGAACAGCAAGTTCACTGCCAGCGTGTTCAAAGACACATTTAAGTCCCTGTCACACATAAAACCAGATGTCCTCTACCCATCACTCAACATCAGTAGCTTTGAAGAAATTGTTCCCGCAGACATAGCTGATCTGATACcgaaaaagaaaaagttcttATTTCTTTCCATTAATAGGtatgagagaaaaaagaatCTGGCGTTGGCTCTCGAAGCTTTGCACGAACTTCGAGGGAGACTTGATTCTCATGCGTGGGATGAAGTTCACCTGGTTATGGCAGGTGGTTATGATAAGCGAGTTCTGGAAAACGTGGAGCACTATGAAGAGCTGAGGAGACTCGCAGCCAAACTTGATGTTAATGACCATGTGACTTTTCTGAGATCATTCTCAGATGAACAGAAAATCTCTCTTTTTAgtaactctgtgtgtgtgctttatACACCAAGCAATGAACATTTTGGCATTGTCCCTTTGGAGGCAATGTATATGAGATGTCCAGTTATAGCAGTTAATTCAGGTGGTCCTTTAGAATCAATCTCACATAATGTTACAGGATTTTTGTGTGATCCTCTGCCAACGCAATTTGCCGATGCCATGGAAAAAATTGTGAGAGATCCTCTCTTGAAGGACAcaatgggagctgctgggagagtgAGAGTCATGGAAAAATTTTCTTCAGAAGCTTTCTCAGAACAGCTGTACCAATACATACGCAGACTAACAGAATAA
- the SEC61B gene encoding protein transport protein Sec61 subunit beta, protein MPGPNPSATSVGSSGRSPSKAVAPRAAGSTVRQRKNASCGTRSAGRATSTGTGGMWRFYTEDSPGLKVGPVPVLVMSLLFIASVFMLHIWGKYTRS, encoded by the exons ATG CCCGGGCCCAACCCCAGCGCCACCAGCGTCGGATCCTCCGGCCGCTCCCCCAGCAAGGCTGTGGCTCCCCGCGCCGCGGGATCCACCGTCCGGCAGAG GAAAAATGCCAGCTGTGGGACAAGGAGTGCAGGCCGTGCCACGTCCACAGGGACTGGTGGGATGTGGCGGTTCTACACTGAGGACTCGCCAGGGCTCAAAGT tGGACCTGTTCCAGTTTTGGTCATGAGTCTTCTTTTTATTGCTTCTGTGTTTATGCTGCACATCTGGGGTAAATACACTCGTTCCTAG
- the LOC129121074 gene encoding uncharacterized protein LOC129121074, translating to MSDQNVRNAGFTPSGITGGSLASSLMSQEARASGGGVPSGGPTSTLQEMGARGTTHSSGYTSRGISGGSRASDTMSKEATAHGGGVPRGGTTSTVQSISMGGKGGRR from the exons ATGTCTGACCAGAACGTCCGCAACGCTGGCTTCACTCCCTCTGGGATCACAGGAGGATCCCTTGCTTCATCACTGATGTCCCAAGAAGCCAGAGCCTCTGGGGGAGGTGTGCCTTCTGGTGGCCCCACTTCTACTCTCCAGGAAATGG GTGCCAGGGGCACAACCCACTCATCAGGTTATACCAGCCGCGGGATCTCTGGTGGATCCAGGGCCTCTGACACAATGTCCAAGGAGGCCACAGCTCATGGAGGTGGAGTTCCCAGGGGTGGCACAACTTCCACTGTCCAGTCCATCT CCATGggtggaaaaggaggaagacgctga